TGTGCAGTAATCACACCTCCACCCAGGGATTTCAGATCCTTCCCTGCATGAATCTGTAGTGGTGAAGCGGTGGAGCTTCATCCCAGTCCTTAATGCAGGTCAGAGACATGGATTCCAAAAGTACATTTCAATGTAGTATAGAGAACATGTATGGAAATAAAAGCGTGCAAAATGTCCACTGCTTCTGGCTGACATGGTTCTGGTTGACACCATCCCTCCAGAGGCTTCTGCCCCATGATTGTGTGGTTAGCATAGTGTTCTGGATTGTGCATGTGAGAAGGCAGAGCTGATGCAAGTCCAGTGGAACGATTCAAAGATGCACGTATGGTATACACAATGTAGCTCCAACTGGAGCTGTACTTCAAACGACTGGAGCGCTGCAGTCGGGCTGCTACAAAAGGTTATTTGTCAGATTTACAGCAAAGTTTCAGAACACAGAGAAATCCCAAACCGTCGCTTTCCCTAGTCCTGCAGTTTAGTGTCTCTTTGACCGATTTCACCAAAGGGTCAGACGTTTGTGCTTCTTGGTAAGAAGTCTTTACAAAAGAACACAGATAAGGCCTTGTTAGTATCGTAACTTTAAAACCAATTTAAATAGCAATTTCATcagcatccattttcttctgctgttTTTAGAAAACTTCAAAGAACCCTGAAAAACAGGGTTGCCAAGTTTCATTACGAATCTGTACATAAATACTCCTTACAAAACGGAacacaaaatgaaacaaaaacactAATTCCATATGTTTGTATAGAAAAATAAGCATCTCTACGATTTTCTCACTCGCTCCACTTGTGCTCAGCTCAGCCCTCGGAGGCCCAggagccgtggagtcagctggaggagtgtgCACATCTACTCAAAACACAGGCATGCAAAAGTGAAGACGATCCGTTACGTATACAACTTACTTCCAAGTGTTGGCATCCAAAACCAAAAGAAAACTCAACGGGAACCGGGGCAAGGGAAACAAACAAATCAGTCAACATGTATTAACGGAGCATACGAAGTAGCTTCTGGTGTTCTCAACACGTCTTTTTCTTTTCTAACTGATTTTATATTTTAGAGCTTAAATATACAAAAAGTGCACTCACCTACATGAATAAACGTATTAAAAAACCGTTTCAAAAGTGAAACtcctgatgcacacacacacacacacacacacacacacacacacacacacacacacacacacacacacacacacacacacacacacacacacacgctagcaGGAAGGAGGGCTGGAAGAGTACAGAACTCCTCTGGTAGGTGCTGTACGTTTGTGCTGGATGTAAACCTCATGTGTCTGCGCTGACTAGACCCACGTCTGCACGTCCTGTGTGTGTAGATCAGAGTGAGAAAGAGCGTGTCCTCTACTGCAACGAGTCACTGTGGTCCAGGCCCAGCCTGGCCATGTCTGCATCATCATCCTCGTCTCCACTGTCCTCTGACTCGTCTTCGCTGTGGCCTCCCATCATCACCTGCTGCACCGCCAGTGTGGCTCCATCGGAGGTCAGACTCTGTAGACCCTCCATGTTCATCGTCACCATGGtacctgagagagagagagagcccagGAGGATTGAGAGGTGCTGCAGGGAGCCCCTACTGATGCTGTCTGTCCTATATGAGGCTCCCATTGTTTATATGGTGGCATTCCACagtacacaagtgtgtgtgtgtgtgtgtgtgtgtgtgtgtgtgtgtgtgtgtgtgtgtgtgtgtgtgtgtgtgtgtgtgtgtgtgtgtaaaggtgtCTCTGGTGTGAAGTATGTAAATATGTATCAGTGTGATGGCGCTAGATCAGACCCGCTGGGCGGTGGCTATCCCATCCCTTCATCAGCTCAAACTGGACATGTTCTCAACCAAAGCAGATCTTGGTAGATGGCCTGTATGTATTTCTGTTGCATTTTCTagaattctacaaccccccaaagcactttacaactaccgtattttcacgaccataaggctcACCTAAAAGTCCtacattttctccaaaatgtacgccgcaccctatggtgcggtgcgcctattgtgttgttgtgagacccgAACGTAGATTTGATCTGTGACTCCATGCGCGCTCATCTCACGGACGGTGTGAAAAAACAGGTGAAGCAAATGAACTCGGAGCTCGCTGTCATTCCAGGAGGCTTGACAAAGGAACTCCAACCGCTGGACATTGGCGTGAACAGGGCGTTCAAAGTAAGGCTGCGAACGGCGTGGGAGCGATGGATGACAGACGGCGAACACATGTTTACGAAGACCGGGAGGCAACGCCGGGCGAGTTACACCACAATTTGTGAATGGATTGTAAATGCTTGGGCTAATGTGTCTACTTGTACTGTTGTTCGGGCTTTTGCAAAAGCCGGCATCATTCACGAGGAGACGGACGGCAACGAAACAGACTGACTGTGACGAGGGAGAACCTGGCGTGTTTGACTGTACTCGAGCCCAGTTGTTCTTATCAGATACAGAAGATGAGGACGTTGATGATTTGATGATTAATTAATAGCACTCAAATAAAGCACAACCGAACTCATATTTGCTACCGCTgcctttttttaataaaacacaattcaaatcacactattttcttaggcctatttATAACACAcacatgattttgttcatgtggaaagtttatgtggttaaatccatcaactaccggtaaacacattctgaacttcaacacagcgcatcagaagagcacgagccgtcagcgcacgcaatgaggaagtgcacgtgcgctctaaaccaggtctgaaacaggactagaccagtaaagtgaagcgtgcttttggctgtttataattttcacaatgtctggtttgcactgatatgttccgagtcccgagccctataacccggtgcgccctatggtcgtgaaaatacggtaactAGTCACtcgcacactggtggtgatgagctacatcgtagccacagctgctctggggtacAGACAGAAGTGAGACTGTCCTACACAGGtgtccctctgaacaccaccagcaggtaaggagggtaaatgtctagcccaaggacactacagctgtgaaagactgagcggggcttggacCTGCAACCCCTGGTTATGGAGTGGTTACATTTACTGCGGCATACCGTCTGGCATGGCGACCTGCTGCGGAGTGCCGCCTCCTGTTGCGATGGAGTCTGGCCAGAAGCGCTGCAGCGGACGattctggggagttttcttcttggTCTTGGGGGCTTCAGAAGAGCTGGCGTCCAACATCGGCTGCAAGAttcgtctccgagcgtttataaaCCTTTCAAAACAAGATGTTTCCCTCAGCaggaacattcatgaactcaggcTGAGAATCCTTATGTCTGATGATGGTTCTGCTCTAGTCTGTACCAGTCACACACACTGGGTCTACACACACCAGTCAGGTGATCATGAGCAGCCAATTGGGATTTACCAGAGCAGATAGAGAGTGATGTTTTAGTCTGGTCCTTCAGAAATCTACAGGTTTCTATTTGGATGAATGTACAAGCCATCAAACATCTACGCTTCACCGTGACGAAAAGCAGCTCTGCTGAGAACACGACTGACTCATCTGACAAGTAAAGCTGATGAATGGAAACCGACCAGTTGTTGACCTGCAGCAGCGTCAGGTTTGTCTGGGTTGCAATCTGTTTCTTTTCATCCTCTGTGGGGTAAGGATGCTGCACGGAGGAACGGGAGAGAATTCAGTCGACACTTTTAAAAGGGTGACAGGCGTTTCACACACAGGATATGATGCGTTCACGCTCACCCCGATGTGCTGGAAAAGCCAAGAGCGCATGACGTTGGTGGCGTGTTTGGGGAGAACACCGCGCTTGTTCTTGGTTGAGTTGTCGTCATGATTGAAGAGGTTCAGATCCTGATGAAACTGCAGCTgaagctgaacacacacacacacacacacaccgtggacATCTAGAGTCTGCAGTGAGAACCAGTGAGGTCCCCTCTCTGCTGTCTCTTCTAAGCAGCACCATGAGGCGAGTACCTGATTGTTCTGGACGCGTATCGTCCCAGGGGACAGGGCCTGTGTCATCACCTGGCCCTGAGGAGTAACGACTGTGACTGGCTGGTAAACTGTGCCTCCTGAAAGAAGAACAAACATCATGAACTTCTCCTTTTGTTGCCGGCCCCGTACCTGAGGGGCGTGTCCTGACGACCTACCTGTGACCACCTGGTTGGGGTTGACAGCGGTAACAGTAACATTTCCTTGTTGCAGGGCAGATGCAGGCACCACGATCTGACCCTGGGGACTGATGGCGCTGGAGATGGAGCTGGGGGTCTGCATAGTGAACAATGGTTGCTTTAGCTGCTCATCATGAATGCGCTGAGTGCCTCTGACTACGTCTACTTACATTGCACACCTGAGTCTTGGTGGGGGAGAAGTTCTGTGGCTGGCCGTGTGCGGGTGAGTATGGACTACCTGGGTCTCCACTCAGTAGAGTCTCACTGTTCATCTTGGTCTTAAGGCAGGCGATGTAGCGGCTGCAGAAGTCCTTACACAGATCGCTCACCTTTTCTAACTCCAGCAGGTGGATCCGCAGCACCTGGATGGCTTTCACCATCTCAACATCAGAGGAACAGCACATTCAGTCTTTAACATGTAAGCTGCCTGCTGCTGTTCTGCATGTGTCCTCACTGATGTCTGAATCAGACCGCTCCTTCTTTTTAGATAactaccaggcccccacaatgcggctctaaaattgaggcaaacccggaagtgacaaaaattgcagttccacccttatccactaggggctggtatcagaagcgagcaaatcctcactgactcccatgttaaaaataccaatttcagagcagaaataaacatgtttacagcctggtaccaaaacatatttttggtttaaatgatctagtttacactcatgacaactctgaggggggtgaatttttttctcactcttctgtttaagtgtattaaaagcctaaaattctgtataattaatgagcatcagacccacgtgaccacagagctagctccgtggaaaggcctcagtagagcctcggtctggcctggaaactgctccgggattttgagtctctgtgtttgtgtattcttttttggatattatttgtgcaattgttggacaaaatgacttgctgtggcattaattgcactaatagagcgtcaaaGGAgtatccacttcattttttcggtaagtaaaattatatttatgtattttaggtcactgccgagctgagcttagattttaacatgtactgtctaaccatgaaatttaaatgtaatagggtaaaccccagtgcatttaacacaatgctgcactttagaaaatgggttgaaatataacatgttggtggagctgggttccgactatcggcttgtggagctctcgggagaccgatgttttccacccggttctccccagcggtcagcccggcgtatctctgactcagaagctctggtgttgtgcacagttaactacggttgtagctaggttgctacctccattagcttagctcccacctccgcattagcttcaggttagcttgtagctagttcgaccgggtgtcgtcagttgatcccagccttacagccccaccctcagctccacctctcttcccttttgtggaattgtctgggcttgacggaacccgtgacacggtcaaaatggcggtggtggccacctcccatttttcttcaaaaacatgttattggagcctatggaaacccattgtccatatatttatatatCGATGATAACTACAGATGCTTTTAGACTTGCTACAGCAAACACCACTTTGGTGTGACCTGTGTGTGCGCCTCTCCCCCCTGCTCTGGGATACACTCTTGCCATATGAAGAGATCCTTGCTGTTTTAGACAGAAGTGTTGAAGTTGTGCTAGAAAATTCTGACAAAGTAAAAATGGGTCCTAAACACACCCGAGGTAGGCATGAAAGCCAAACCTCTGAGAGGACTGTGCAGCTCACCAAGTTGTCAAGTTCAGGATCCTCGCTGAAGAAGGGCTTCCCCTCCTTCTCCTGACAATGAACAAAGTTCTCAATGTCCACATCAAAGCTGGCTGAGGTGATGCAATCAGAGCTGAGAGTGGACTGCTCACACTTCTCAAACAGCAGGGCCAGCAGAGGGAAGAGAGGGTGCCTGGTAAAGGTGCACCAACAAACACGCCGTTAGACTGCACCCCCGCAACGACGACTCAATTTAGAAATTCAAATGTTAGAGATGACAGATGAGCTAGCATCACTACCGATATATAGATGCTTTGTCTGCGTCCATAGGGGTCTGCGGTTCAGGTGATGGCATGGGCACCTCGACCTCTGCAAAGCTCTGCTCCGAGTGGTCAACCTTTAACACACTTTGCATCTGCAGGAACAGGAGAAACACACAAGTGGGAAGAAAAGTTAACTAACCGCAGCTGTAGGAAGAAAACACGGGAAAAGCAGAggaacaaaaacacaaagagCATCATGTGATGCTAGAGGCGCAAGAACAGAGCCGTCGGAGTCACATGGCGTAAAATAAACTCAGCCAGACTCACAGCATCTGTAAATGCTCTTTGATCAGTAAAAGTAAACGTAATAAGAAAAGATGGCAGGTCAGGTGTTTATAAACTTGAGCTATTCAGCAAGGACGCCGTTTTAGATCAGTAACAAGTCATCCGGATGAAGAAAGTCTTGTTTTTGTGCTTTTCTTCAGTGTTTAACAGGAGAAACACGAAGGCTCCTAACATCTAATCAGGTCCTTGTGCACTGTCCCACAGCACTCAGCATGTTGCCACACAGCGAAGCTTAGCACTCCTTTAGTAAGATCACTAACGAGTCTCGTCCTGCACGAGTAGAGAAGTGGTCCAGGAGTCCGACTCCACCACATACCTCAGCGTGAGGGCATTTCTCCAGCCTTGGTCTGAATCCTAGGATGACCTCATGGATCATAGTGATGGCTTCCCCACTTCTTCAGTGTTATGAAATACTGATGACATAATTTCATATCTATAAAGACCTTAGCATCACCATAGCAACTACCAGGACCTGATTGTTAACGAGAACACTGTGCCGGGTGAGCAGAGCACCATCACGACCTGGGGGATGAGCTTTGTGCCGTTAACACGTGTTCGCCATGCACTTGTGCAGACACCACACAGAAGAACAAATTCATCACCAATCATGCGACTTTTGCTGATCATCACTTAGGTTTACTGTCTCTTTTAGGTCCTGGCacccacattttaaaataaaaacacaaactctTAAAAGAAATGtctgctgagtgtgtgtgtaagcaCAGTCAAGGCTGCTCTTATTATTTATCACGACTAAGATGAAGTAGCTGATCAGCTGAGTGCAGCGAGCATGTTGATGTGATTACTGTGGTGACTTGTTTGAACTGCTGTGTTGGAGCCACACTAGGAGCAGGTCGTGCAAACCCTCGGGTCACCCCTGCACCCACCTGCTGCTCTCCCTTTGGGTATTTGTCTATGGAAACCGACTGGGCTGCCATCACGCTCACTGCAGACACGGCAACCACTGGGGCATTATAGAGAGCAGGGACAGGTAGCCAACCTACACAATACACAAGTTCAGTAAAACTGCCATCAGTGCAGGTACAAAACGTGTCAGTCATCCTCTCCTCACAAACAAAGATCATTAGCTTAGTAGGCTAGTTAAGATGAAGGACATGCTGGGTTTATGCGTATGAAGTGCCAGATGAATTACAGCTGCAAAAGAATGTGCTGATGAACAAATAACTCAATTTCAACATCACTGGTGGTTTAATGACAAACTAATCGTTCATCtgtatttgtgttttatgtttatgtcccCAACGCTGGTCCGTGTTGTGTTGTTAGCGTTCCGGTGCAACTCAACACACCCACCATAAATTAGCCGTTAGTCGGTGTCGCTTTAGGCGGTGATAAGAGAGAAGTATTAATGTCATTATTTGGGCCGGCTACCTTCTAGGACTGAAACATCCATTAACAAAGTTGCTCGGTAGCAATAACGGTTGTTTGTCCTTCACACGGAGCCGTGCTGTAGCGCTAGCGTTAGCTCATCTAGCTCTGGTGGAGCTAGCGCTAGCTGTAGCCATCGCGGGGGGACCTGGTGCTTATTACGTTTTACTTGCTGCAATGGTGCAACCTAGATGCAGAGCGCCATATTTGCAAGGCGGAATAACCggagtttaaaaataaaaacatgctaACCTAGCAAGCCTGGCAGCGAAAAAGACCCCGCTGCGGATTGATATGCAGCGAGCCGTGTAACCGCTTAATGTGACAGCCCCAGTCCCGTTCGCGCCGATCAGAGTGGTTTTATTAAACGTTCTAGTTTAAATCAGCTGTGAAGAGCAACAAGTAGAGGACTGGACACGAGGCTGGCACGATTTCTTCTCAAATCCTTCCCCATCAATCAATCACACAGGCAGGGACAGCTGCCGTCTCCCTCCCCTCCCTCCGCGCTAACATGTTGGGCCTCGTTCGGAGTGCTCGCCCTTTGCTTTACACAATCCTCCTCTGCCCCCAACAAGCAGACATATTTTTTACCCTCCCTCCCTTGcatatatttttttattcctTCCGTAGCGCTGCCGCTTCtgcttccatttaaaaaccaccctCCGCCGCCTTGTCCACGCTCCTCGCCCCGGGGCATTTTTGCGAGCGGCCCAGATTGTTTGATTGATAGGGAACGGAAAAAGAGGGATTTTGAGTGACAGCTTACCTGAGTGCCAATCTTCGTCACACTGACAAGCGGCTGCAGCAATCGGGACCCGCAGTTGTCCTGTTGCGTCATCGCGCAAGGGCACGCAGTGGCGCTCACCTCATGTATATGTATGATGCGGGCGGAGACATGACGTCCTGCAGCCTGGTTCCTCTGCACCATGttgtcctcatcctcctccacacaTCTACAGCCAGGCGGCTGGGCTGCACACACGCAGCCGGTCATCccagtaaaacaagctagcttctcTTTATTCAGCTCAAATCAGGCCAACAAACATTTACATCAAACACACGTGCATCACATCAGCTTGTGTACTTTAATCACATCTTAGGTTTTGGGACAATCACATTAACATTAAACATAAGGTTCAGCTCAGTGTCTGGGTGAGGGTCTGCCAGAGGAAGGCTGGGGGAGACGATACTGGGCCATCGCCACATCCAGGTCTACGAAGGTGTAGGCGGTGTAGCCGTGGTGCTGATAGTTTTTATACGTGCTGTTGTCAAAAGGCTCCTCGGGCGCTGgagtttctgctgctgctgcctctgcaGGAAGGAGAACGGTTAGGTTAGTTACATGTAACCATCAGAAGTGACAGCAGAGCTTTGGCTTCGTAGGGCTGATCCCATGGGGTGGAAGGGATCAGGGCTCGTGTTTGTAAGAAGTGAATACAACATCTACAAAAGACTAACATATGACACGGGCTCTAAAAGGGGCAGAAAACCAAAGATCACACAGGATTAAATAAATATACTCTAATCAAAACAATTCAAGACAAACACATTTACTAATCCCCACTCGTCAACAACCTCCAGGTTAAGAACAAATGAGTAGGATCTTAATAAAAAGCAGCAGAATTTCACAGGCAGTGGAGACATGATGGACGCCACTTTAACCAAAGGCTATGGTCCAAAACCAGATCAGGATGTGGAACTTAAAACATCTACAGTCGTTCTCTCTGAACTCCTCCCAGACTCCAACAAGGggttctgcttaaacacaccattagctggaGCAGTCCAACCCCACCGCTGCAACCAGCAGTAAGGAGCCGTCTTCAGCAGAACATTCCAGTCATAGAGTTTAATAGTGAGCCATTACAGCAGAAGAAACACGATCAGAATGTTCTTGGGGTGAAGCAGGAAACAGCCAAGCATGACATGAGAGGGTCAGGCGCACATCTGAGAGCAGAGGTCATCAgtgctttaaaaaaagaaaacctgCACAGTCAGACATGAGCATCCACCTCATGCAGAATCCACCAGGCTGAGCTAAAGGAGGTCAGAGGTTAGTTAGTGACGAACCAGCGTCCAAACATGGTTAAATAAGCTGAGGGTGTGACAGCGTGGATGCCCTACACCAGAAAGCTACCAGCGACAATTTCTCCACAAAGAGAGAATGGTGTATTTATgtattgggggtgggggggtatgtACCCTTAGGCTGTTCAGCAGGAGTCTCGGCCTGCAGCTCGTCTTCTGCAGCTTCAGCTGAAACCGGGGCagggtccaccagctcctctgtgtTGTCTGTAGGGATGGAAACGGCAGCAGCGAGAGCTTCAGCGGGTGCTTTAGCTGGTGCTGCAGCGGGTGCAGCAGCGAGTGCTTCAGCGGGTGCAGCAGCGAGTGCTTTAGCTGGTGCTGCAGTGGGTGCTTCTGCAGCTTCAGCTGAAACCGGGGCagggtccaccagctcctctgtgtTGTCTGTAGGGATGGAAACGGCAGCAGTGAGAGCTTCAGCGGGTGCTTTAGCTGGTGCTTCTGCAGGTGCAGCAGCGAGTGCTTTAACTGGTGCTTCTGCAGGTGCAGCGGCGAGTGCTTTAGCTGGTGCTGCAGCAGGTGCAGCGGCGAGTGCTTCTGCAGCTTCAGCTGAAACCGGGGCAGGGTCCAACAGCTCCTCTGTGTTGTCTGTAGGAATGGAAACGGCAGCAGCGAGAGCTTCAGCGGGTGCACTCTCTGATGTCACAGCACTCACAGCAGCTCCATCCTGAGACTCTCCAGTAGAGGCTACCACTGGTTCTGCAGGATCCTTTATGAAATTCTTCATGACCTCCACAGGAACATCAGCCTGGGTTACATCTGAAGCTGGAGATTTGTTTTTAGCAACGGTGACGACTGAAGCACTTTCTGCCACATCAGCATGGACCTCTGACCTGGAAGCCTCTGCTGCCCCTCGTGTAGGAGCACCGATCTCAGGACTTAACTTTCCTGACTCTTCAGGAGCAACACTGGCTGGGTTCACTGTAGGCGGAACTGCTTCTGCTGCCTCGTGTTTGGTTTCAGCATCAGCCCATCCTTCAGTACCTTTGAAGTCCTGGACTTGTGTCTTTTCTAGTAGAGTAGCTTCTATACATTCTGATGATGAACTCCTGGTATCAGTCTGCTCTTCCAGCTCCTCATCCTCCGAATCTGAGTCTGAATCAGAGTCACTTGATGATGAGGAAGACAACTCATCAGGGGTTGTGGCAGCTG
This sequence is a window from Nothobranchius furzeri strain GRZ-AD chromosome 14, NfurGRZ-RIMD1, whole genome shotgun sequence. Protein-coding genes within it:
- the ndufv3 gene encoding skin secretory protein xP2 isoform X1 produces the protein MAASFLRSGRLASLKCLQVDGWGALRNSPAVWFCSQAKDSTKPVKKTKAAAKTAADDRSALLAHKTAVLFPVRLSEPGALSVQTPGEPEAPISSSAIAEPPDLTGFQHAAQVVADTAPPESPPAGGVQVNSKTSAPEEAPALVPAADDAFPAATTPDELSSSSSSDSDSDSDSEDEELEEQTDTRSSSSECIEATLLEKTQVQDFKGTEGWADAETKHEAAEAVPPTVNPASVAPEESGKLSPEIGAPTRGAAEASRSEVHADVAESASVVTVAKNKSPASDVTQADVPVEVMKNFIKDPAEPVVASTGESQDGAAVSAVTSESAPAEALAAAVSIPTDNTEELLDPAPVSAEAAEALAAAPAAAPAKALAAAPAEAPVKALAAAPAEAPAKAPAEALTAAVSIPTDNTEELVDPAPVSAEAAEAPTAAPAKALAAAPAEALAAAPAAAPAKAPAEALAAAVSIPTDNTEELVDPAPVSAEAAEDELQAETPAEQPKEAAAAETPAPEEPFDNSTYKNYQHHGYTAYTFVDLDVAMAQYRLPQPSSGRPSPRH
- the ndufv3 gene encoding skin secretory protein xP2 isoform X2, encoding MAASFLRSGRLASLKCLQVDGWGALRNSPAVWFCSQAKDSTKPVKKTKAAAKTADDRSALLAHKTAVLFPVRLSEPGALSVQTPGEPEAPISSSAIAEPPDLTGFQHAAQVVADTAPPESPPAGGVQVNSKTSAPEEAPALVPAADDAFPAATTPDELSSSSSSDSDSDSDSEDEELEEQTDTRSSSSECIEATLLEKTQVQDFKGTEGWADAETKHEAAEAVPPTVNPASVAPEESGKLSPEIGAPTRGAAEASRSEVHADVAESASVVTVAKNKSPASDVTQADVPVEVMKNFIKDPAEPVVASTGESQDGAAVSAVTSESAPAEALAAAVSIPTDNTEELLDPAPVSAEAAEALAAAPAAAPAKALAAAPAEAPVKALAAAPAEAPAKAPAEALTAAVSIPTDNTEELVDPAPVSAEAAEAPTAAPAKALAAAPAEALAAAPAAAPAKAPAEALAAAVSIPTDNTEELVDPAPVSAEAAEDELQAETPAEQPKEAAAAETPAPEEPFDNSTYKNYQHHGYTAYTFVDLDVAMAQYRLPQPSSGRPSPRH